The Psychrobacter sp. LV10R520-6 genome includes a region encoding these proteins:
- the serS gene encoding serine--tRNA ligase, giving the protein MIDPKLLRGDLHGLQQQLATRGYALDMEFWQTIENERKSLQVQTEELQSRRNAGAKQVGALKKSGEDASELLAEMQSVSGEIKTAEDNLRSLQERITQAAVQIPNIPAADVPVGESEDDNVEVRQWGTPREFDFEIQDHTYIGETLGMLDFEVAVKITGSRFNVLKGPLAQMHRALIQFMLNTHTMKYGYLETYVPYIVNSDSLKGTGQLPKFEDDLFKLSNHTNNDEMDFYLIPTAEVPMTNLVRGERLDISELPLKFTAHTPCFRSEAGSHGRDTRGLIRQHQFEKVEMVNIATADQSDALLEAMTGQAEDILQQLNLPYRVVQLCTGDMGFAAQKTYDIEVWLPSQDTYREISSCSNCGDFQARRMGTRVKDGKQTSLAHTLNGSGLAVGRTLLAVMENNQNADGSITIPEVLRPFMGGAETILA; this is encoded by the coding sequence CGAAGAGTTGCAGTCGCGTCGTAACGCAGGGGCCAAGCAAGTGGGCGCTCTCAAAAAATCAGGTGAAGATGCCAGTGAGTTATTGGCTGAAATGCAGAGTGTGAGCGGTGAGATTAAAACCGCTGAAGATAATCTGCGCAGCTTGCAAGAGCGTATTACCCAAGCGGCAGTACAAATTCCCAATATTCCCGCAGCCGATGTGCCTGTTGGAGAGTCAGAAGATGACAATGTAGAAGTACGCCAGTGGGGCACGCCGCGTGAGTTTGACTTTGAGATTCAAGATCATACTTACATCGGTGAGACCTTAGGTATGTTGGATTTTGAAGTAGCAGTCAAGATTACAGGCAGCCGTTTTAACGTCCTTAAAGGGCCGTTAGCACAAATGCATCGGGCGCTGATTCAGTTTATGCTCAACACTCATACCATGAAATATGGCTATCTTGAGACTTATGTGCCTTATATTGTCAATTCAGACAGTTTAAAAGGCACAGGTCAGCTGCCTAAATTTGAAGATGATTTGTTTAAGCTAAGCAATCATACTAATAATGATGAAATGGATTTTTATTTGATTCCTACCGCTGAAGTGCCAATGACTAATCTGGTACGCGGCGAGCGCTTAGACATCAGTGAGCTACCCTTAAAGTTCACCGCGCATACGCCCTGTTTTCGTAGTGAAGCTGGCTCGCATGGTCGTGATACCCGTGGTCTGATTCGCCAGCATCAGTTTGAAAAAGTCGAAATGGTTAATATAGCCACAGCTGACCAATCTGATGCGTTACTTGAGGCAATGACCGGACAAGCAGAAGATATCTTACAGCAGCTGAATTTGCCGTATCGAGTGGTACAGCTATGTACGGGTGATATGGGATTTGCCGCGCAAAAGACTTATGACATTGAAGTGTGGCTGCCTAGCCAAGATACTTATCGTGAAATCTCAAGCTGTTCAAACTGTGGTGACTTTCAAGCGCGCCGTATGGGTACGCGCGTCAAAGATGGCAAGCAAACCAGCCTTGCGCATACTTTGAATGGTTCAGGGTTGGCAGTCGGACGCACCTTGCTTGCCGTGATGGAAAATAACCAAAACGCGGATGGCAGCATTACCATTCCAGAAGTATTGCGTCCGTTTATGGGCGGTGCAGAAACTATTTTGGCTTAA